A stretch of Mya arenaria isolate MELC-2E11 chromosome 14, ASM2691426v1 DNA encodes these proteins:
- the LOC128217834 gene encoding uncharacterized protein LOC128217834, which produces MDRCSCRTTFYQYLGNDNNLLGVKCKTCDQEWLRETRNPRERIIFQGQELGKYTHKECVDSGFLMTRPERTKITQENVNSLRVADHITWHRANGIWHHAIVLKIFPSGVIEICHFDSGKYGWKTKAIIKTKEIDPLKENGELYKIDYSNNPEENSAELVVARTRVLQSLSRTGKYSYSVNKKNCENFATFCKTGFSISYQFEWLKSRLQRALIYGTQTTFCIKALFNLLIHIRYNQNLSFLLRHIRHISDEELSLVFDAVCASVLVLGEVKTCYEDIGRINSNTGISDEDRWLEKFKRISECVGEVITVVVGSYARGYFGSEFGSLVGGPVELIVGKMVGTSVGDLRASKILNRGVFTRAVLMHCVSEVYMHHLL; this is translated from the coding sequence atggaTAGGTGTTCGTGCAGAACAACGTTTTATCAATACCTGGGCAACGATAACAACTTATTAGGcgtaaaatgtaaaacatgcgATCAAGAGTGGCTGAGAGAAACCAGGAATCCGAGAGAGAGAATCatttttcaaggacaagaactgGGCAAATACACTCATAAAGAATGCGTGGATAGTGGCTTCTTAATGACCAGACCAGAACGAACCAAAATCACACAAGAAAACGTGAACTCGCTGAGAGTAGCGGATCATATTACTTGGCATAGGGCGAATGGAATCTGGCATCATGCCATcgtgttaaaaatatttccgtCGGGAGTGATTGAGATATGCCATTTTGATTCAGGCAAGTATGGATGGAAAACAAAAGCGATTATCAAAACCAAAGAGATAGATCCGCTGAAGGAAAATGGTGAACTGTACAAAATAGATTACAGCAACAATCCTGAAGAAAATTCTGCTGAATTAGTAGTCGCGAGAACAAGGGTTTTACAGTCACTGTCAAGAACTGGCAAGTATAGTtatagtgttaacaagaaaaACTGTGAAAACTTTGCGACATTTTGTAAAACGGGCTTTAGCATCAGTTACCAGTTTGAGTGGTTGAAATCAAGGTTACAACGAGCGCTAATTTATGGCACGCAAActacattttgtattaaagctctgttcaatttgctaatacaTATACGGTATAATCAAAATCTGTCCTTTCTGTTACGACATATACGGCATATAAGTGACGAAGAATTAAGTCTCGTTTTTGATGCCGTATGCGCTAGTGTGCTGGTGCTAGGTGAAGTCAAGACGTGCTACGAAGACATTGGTAGAATAAACTCAAATACAGGAATATCAGATGAAGATCGCTGGCTTGAAAAATTCAAGCGGATATCTGAATGTGTAGGAGAAGTGATTACTGTGGTTGTTGGTAGCTACGCGAGGGGATATTTCGGATCAGAATTCGGTAGCCTGGTCGGTGGGCCAGTGGAACTTATTGTTGGTAAGATGGTTGGCACCTCGGTCGGTGATCTGCGTGCaagtaaaatattgaatagAGGTGTTTTCACACGCGCTGTGCTCATGCATTGTGTTAGTGAGGTGTACATGCATCACTTGTTGTGA
- the LOC128217836 gene encoding uncharacterized protein LOC128217836 isoform X1, with protein sequence MDPLKENGDLYRINYSSIPDENSAELVVARTKVLQSLSTIGKYCYNFFINNCENFATFCKTGFSISYQLEWLKKNAKQAMDLGIDFGNNPSVLRWLYPLRFVLYEGIEALTGAGDVLGAGLLMLGECYSCYKDIAEINAKEGMSEKDRMFEKFNRRCVCSGGMVLGAVGSYVLGQYMGSTLGSLIGGPLGLFADELTASIKRCEKPYTIFFYEYHENNRGVSSSKTMMHTTCLRNRCSVRGLIKSLDFNDCIFQSF encoded by the exons atggatCCTCTAAAGGAAAATGGTGATCTCTACCGAATCAATTACAGCAGCATTCCAGACGAAAATTCTGCTGAATTAGTGGTCGCGAGAACAAAAGTTCTTCAATCATTGTCTACAATCGGCAAATACTGCTATAACTTTTTCATAAACAACTGTGAAAATTTTGCGACATTTTGTAAAACAGGCTTCAGCATCAGTTACCAGCTTGAGTGGttgaaaaaaaatgcgaaaCAGGCCATGGACCTTGGGATTGACTTTGGAAATAACCCAAGTGTTCTAAGGTGGTTGTACCCGTTGCGATTTGTGCTGTATGAAGGTATCGAAGCATTGACGGGCGCTGGAGATGTCTTAGGTGCTGGTTTGCTGATGCTAGGTGAATGCTACAGTTGTTACAAAGACATTGCTGAGATAAACGCAAAGGAAGGAATGTCAGAAAAAGATCGcatgtttgaaaaattcaaCCGTCGTTGTGTATGTTCAGGAGGAATGGTTCTGGGGGCAGTTGGTAGCTACGTTTTGGGGCAGTACATGGGATCAACATTGGGTAGCCTGATCGGTGGTCCTTTGGGACTTTTTGCAG atGAACTGACAGCTTCGATCAAAAGATGTGAGAAACCATACACGATTTTCTTTTACGAATACCATGAAAACAACAGGGGCGTGTCCAGTAGTAAAACAATGATGCACACAACCTGTTTAAGGAACAGGTGCTCTGTGCGGGGATTAATTAAATCACTGGATTTCAATGACTGTATTTTTCAGAGTTTTTGA
- the LOC128217836 gene encoding uncharacterized protein LOC128217836 isoform X2, producing the protein MDPLKENGDLYRINYSSIPDENSAELVVARTKVLQSLSTIGKYCYNFFINNCENFATFCKTGFSISYQLEWLKKNAKQAMDLGIDFGNNPSVLRWLYPLRFVLYEGIEALTGAGDVLGAGLLMLGECYSCYKDIAEINAKEGMSEKDRMFEKFNRRCVCSGGMVLGAVGSYVLGQYMGSTLGSLIGGPLGLFAGRMIGGWVGGFIGSKLGKFVEMN; encoded by the exons atggatCCTCTAAAGGAAAATGGTGATCTCTACCGAATCAATTACAGCAGCATTCCAGACGAAAATTCTGCTGAATTAGTGGTCGCGAGAACAAAAGTTCTTCAATCATTGTCTACAATCGGCAAATACTGCTATAACTTTTTCATAAACAACTGTGAAAATTTTGCGACATTTTGTAAAACAGGCTTCAGCATCAGTTACCAGCTTGAGTGGttgaaaaaaaatgcgaaaCAGGCCATGGACCTTGGGATTGACTTTGGAAATAACCCAAGTGTTCTAAGGTGGTTGTACCCGTTGCGATTTGTGCTGTATGAAGGTATCGAAGCATTGACGGGCGCTGGAGATGTCTTAGGTGCTGGTTTGCTGATGCTAGGTGAATGCTACAGTTGTTACAAAGACATTGCTGAGATAAACGCAAAGGAAGGAATGTCAGAAAAAGATCGcatgtttgaaaaattcaaCCGTCGTTGTGTATGTTCAGGAGGAATGGTTCTGGGGGCAGTTGGTAGCTACGTTTTGGGGCAGTACATGGGATCAACATTGGGTAGCCTGATCGGTGGTCCTTTGGGACTTTTTGCAGGTAGAATGATTGGCGGCTGGGTTGGTGGTTTCATTGGCAGTAAGCTGGGAAAATTTGTAGAG atGAACTGA